A portion of the Krasilnikovia cinnamomea genome contains these proteins:
- a CDS encoding HipA family kinase codes for MLRQVTAVRYVTPLREGGSLPGIVEADDLGTYVLKFRGAGQGPKALVAEVIAGELARRLDLPVPELVVAGLDPVVARAEPDEEVQELLKASAGDNLGMDYLPGALGYDPMAHPVEAGLASRVLCFDAFVENVDRSWRNPNLLQWHGALWLIDHGAALYFHHNWARAAAVVHRAYPWEDHVLRPYATALGDAGAELAARLTPQLLAEVLALVPDEWLAEFDFAEPADARAAYLEHLSARAAAPAAWLPA; via the coding sequence GTGCTACGCCAGGTGACCGCCGTCCGCTATGTGACCCCGCTGCGTGAGGGTGGGTCCCTGCCCGGCATCGTGGAGGCCGACGACCTCGGCACGTACGTGCTGAAGTTCCGCGGCGCCGGGCAGGGCCCCAAGGCGCTGGTCGCCGAGGTGATCGCGGGCGAGCTGGCCCGCCGCCTGGACCTGCCGGTGCCCGAGCTCGTCGTCGCCGGGCTGGACCCGGTGGTCGCCCGCGCCGAGCCCGACGAAGAGGTGCAGGAGCTGCTCAAGGCCAGCGCCGGCGACAACCTCGGCATGGACTACCTGCCGGGCGCGCTCGGCTACGACCCGATGGCGCATCCGGTCGAAGCGGGGCTGGCGTCGCGCGTGCTGTGCTTCGATGCGTTCGTGGAGAATGTGGACCGCAGCTGGCGCAACCCGAACCTGCTGCAGTGGCACGGCGCGCTGTGGCTCATCGACCACGGCGCGGCGCTGTACTTCCACCACAACTGGGCGCGGGCCGCGGCGGTGGTGCACCGGGCGTACCCGTGGGAGGACCACGTGCTGCGCCCGTACGCGACCGCGCTCGGGGACGCCGGTGCCGAGCTGGCCGCACGGCTCACCCCGCAGCTGCTGGCGGAGGTGCTCGCGCTGGTGCCGGACGAGTGGCTGGCGGAGTTCGACTTCGCCGAGCCCGCCGACGCGCGCGCCGCGTACCTCGAACATCTCAGTGCCCGCGCCGCCGCGCCCGCCGCCTGGCTGCCCGCGTGA
- a CDS encoding ATP-dependent DNA ligase, whose translation MDLPINPPVSPMLAKPVADIPPGQIYEPKWDGFRSIIFRDGAEVEIGSRNEKPMTRYFPEVVEAVLANFPERAVIDGEVIVADTARNTLDFEALQQRIHPAASRVKLLSEQTPAGFVAFDLLALGDEDLTELPFAQRRDRLREVLADAKPPVYLTPATDDLETARRWFAEFEGAGLDGLIAKARDLTYQPDKRVMTKIKHKRTADCVVAGYRLHKSGDDRIGSLLLGLYDERDVLVSVGVIGAFPMAVRQELFEQLQPLVTTFEGHPWDWAAQMQGERTPRRNEASRWNAGKDLSFVPLRPERVVEVRYDYMEGIRFRHTAQFERWRPDREPHTCTYEQLERPVRFDLAEVLTSR comes from the coding sequence ATGGACCTGCCGATCAACCCGCCGGTCAGCCCGATGCTGGCCAAACCCGTCGCCGACATCCCGCCGGGACAGATCTACGAGCCCAAGTGGGACGGCTTCCGCTCGATCATCTTCCGCGACGGCGCCGAGGTGGAGATCGGCAGCCGCAACGAGAAGCCCATGACCCGGTACTTCCCCGAGGTGGTCGAGGCCGTGCTGGCCAACTTCCCGGAGCGGGCGGTGATCGACGGCGAGGTGATCGTGGCCGACACGGCCCGCAACACCCTCGACTTCGAGGCGCTGCAGCAGCGCATCCACCCCGCCGCCAGCCGGGTGAAGCTGCTGTCCGAGCAGACCCCGGCGGGCTTCGTCGCGTTCGACCTGCTGGCGCTCGGCGACGAGGACCTCACCGAGCTGCCGTTCGCGCAGCGGCGGGACCGGCTGCGCGAGGTGCTGGCCGACGCGAAACCACCGGTGTACCTCACCCCGGCGACCGACGACCTGGAGACGGCCCGGCGCTGGTTCGCCGAGTTCGAGGGTGCGGGGCTGGACGGGCTCATCGCGAAGGCGCGGGACCTGACGTACCAGCCGGACAAGCGGGTCATGACCAAGATCAAACATAAGCGTACGGCCGACTGCGTGGTCGCCGGGTACCGGCTGCACAAGTCCGGCGACGACCGGATCGGCTCCCTGCTGCTCGGCCTGTACGACGAGCGCGACGTCCTGGTCAGCGTGGGCGTGATCGGCGCGTTCCCGATGGCCGTACGCCAGGAGCTGTTCGAGCAGTTGCAGCCGCTGGTCACCACGTTCGAGGGCCATCCGTGGGACTGGGCCGCGCAGATGCAGGGCGAGCGGACCCCGCGCCGCAACGAGGCCAGCCGGTGGAACGCGGGCAAGGACCTGTCGTTCGTGCCGCTTCGCCCGGAACGCGTCGTCGAGGTGCGTTACGACTACATGGAAGGCATCCGGTTCCGGCACACCGCGCAGTTCGAGCGGTGGCGGCCGGACCGGGAACCGCACACCTGCACGTACGAGCAGTTGGAGCGGCCGGTGCGATTCGATCTGGCGGAGGTGCTGACCAGCCGCTGA
- a CDS encoding alpha/beta hydrolase, whose product MLRRSRLVTGLLAAATVAVTAGCTVPVFAPNDSGSPVGAPGGAVAGGKGTWRECDDVPRKLVGRGAAGMTYECASVAVPRDWAAPRGGQTYDIALIRIRSRSQQQRIGSLLVNPGGPGGSGVDTAVYLSFGEALGGLPSAVTDRFDIVGFDPRGVSRSAPVKCISNADQDASFGADPDPVSQAEFDEVVALNKRVAQQCGSKLGDQLPLFSTKQAARDMDAIRAAVGDQKLTYLGFSYGTLLGATYAQLFPNNVRALVLDGAIDPRQDFVTGSESQAKGFERAFTNFANWCKVTRDKCPIGPDARGAVTDAMAKAENSPVRDDDGREATAGWIFLAVISSLYTEEGWQRLAGAVDDLRGGDPQGVFELADQYADRKPDGTYTNLFDANLAVNCADAGDVPSVDRIRELQSQWRAKYPLFGAALAIGMLPCTFWPGKRDPYPAGEAKGAPPIVVVGTTGDPATPYENTAALAEMLGTGHVLTWEGEGHTAYPSTKCIVGAVDSYLIDLTVPREGLRCPAK is encoded by the coding sequence GTGCTCCGCCGTTCCCGCCTGGTGACAGGCCTGCTCGCCGCCGCCACCGTCGCCGTGACCGCCGGGTGCACCGTGCCGGTGTTCGCCCCGAACGACTCCGGCTCCCCGGTGGGCGCCCCGGGTGGCGCCGTCGCCGGTGGCAAGGGGACGTGGCGGGAGTGCGACGACGTGCCGCGCAAGCTCGTGGGGCGCGGGGCGGCGGGGATGACCTACGAGTGCGCCTCGGTCGCGGTGCCCCGGGACTGGGCCGCGCCGCGGGGCGGGCAGACGTACGACATCGCGCTGATCCGGATCCGGTCGCGCAGCCAGCAGCAGCGGATCGGCTCGCTGCTGGTCAACCCGGGCGGGCCGGGCGGTTCCGGCGTCGACACCGCCGTCTACCTCTCGTTCGGCGAGGCGCTGGGCGGCCTGCCGAGCGCCGTCACGGACCGGTTCGACATCGTGGGCTTCGACCCGCGCGGGGTCAGCCGTTCGGCGCCGGTGAAGTGCATCAGCAACGCCGACCAGGACGCCTCCTTCGGCGCCGACCCCGACCCGGTCAGCCAGGCCGAGTTCGACGAGGTGGTGGCGCTCAACAAGCGGGTGGCGCAGCAGTGCGGCAGCAAGCTCGGCGACCAGTTGCCGCTGTTCTCCACCAAGCAGGCGGCCCGGGACATGGACGCGATCCGCGCCGCCGTGGGCGACCAGAAGCTGACCTACCTCGGCTTCTCGTACGGCACGCTGCTCGGCGCGACGTACGCGCAACTGTTCCCGAACAACGTGCGGGCGCTGGTGCTCGACGGCGCGATCGACCCCAGGCAGGACTTCGTGACCGGTTCGGAGTCGCAGGCCAAGGGCTTCGAGCGGGCCTTCACCAACTTCGCGAACTGGTGCAAGGTGACCCGGGACAAGTGTCCGATCGGGCCGGACGCGCGCGGCGCGGTGACCGACGCCATGGCCAAGGCGGAGAACTCGCCGGTCAGGGACGACGACGGCCGGGAGGCCACCGCGGGCTGGATCTTCCTGGCGGTGATCTCCTCGCTGTACACCGAGGAGGGCTGGCAGCGGCTGGCCGGGGCGGTCGACGACCTGCGGGGCGGCGACCCGCAGGGCGTCTTCGAACTGGCCGACCAGTACGCCGACCGCAAGCCGGACGGCACGTACACGAACCTGTTCGACGCGAACCTCGCGGTGAACTGCGCCGACGCGGGCGACGTCCCGTCGGTGGACAGGATTCGCGAGCTGCAGTCGCAGTGGCGGGCGAAGTACCCGCTGTTCGGGGCGGCGCTGGCGATAGGGATGCTGCCGTGCACGTTCTGGCCCGGCAAGCGCGACCCGTACCCGGCGGGCGAGGCGAAGGGCGCCCCGCCGATCGTGGTGGTGGGCACCACCGGCGACCCGGCGACGCCGTACGAGAACACCGCGGCGCTGGCGGAGATGCTGGGCACGGGACACGTGCTGACCTGGGAGGGCGAGGGGCACACCGCGTACCCGAGCACGAAGTGCATCGTCGGCGCGGTGGACTCCTACCTCATCGACCTGACCGTGCCCCGGGAGGGTCTGCGCTGCCCGGCGAAGTGA
- the wrbA gene encoding NAD(P)H:quinone oxidoreductase translates to MGNVKLAVIYYSATGTVHSMAERLAQAGEKAGAEVRLRQVAELAPPEAIASNAAWSQHFDRTKDEPRATADDIVWADAVLLGTPTRYGNVASQLKQYLDTLGPQWAQGLLANKAYAGFVASMTAHGGQESTLLALYHTIYHFGGLVVAPGYTDPLKFADGNPYGVSHVTGGGNDAPLVESDYAALDHLAQRIVTIAGKLKD, encoded by the coding sequence ATGGGCAACGTGAAGCTGGCGGTCATCTACTACTCGGCCACGGGCACGGTCCACAGCATGGCGGAGCGGCTCGCCCAGGCGGGGGAGAAGGCGGGCGCCGAGGTCCGGTTGCGGCAGGTGGCGGAGCTGGCACCGCCGGAGGCGATCGCCTCCAACGCGGCCTGGAGCCAGCACTTCGACCGGACCAAGGACGAGCCGCGGGCGACCGCCGACGACATCGTCTGGGCCGACGCCGTGCTGCTCGGCACCCCGACCCGGTACGGCAACGTGGCCAGCCAGCTCAAGCAGTACCTGGACACCCTGGGACCGCAGTGGGCGCAGGGCCTGCTGGCCAACAAGGCGTACGCGGGCTTCGTCGCGTCGATGACGGCGCACGGCGGCCAGGAGTCGACCCTGCTGGCGCTGTACCACACGATCTACCACTTCGGCGGGCTCGTGGTGGCCCCCGGCTACACGGACCCGCTCAAGTTCGCCGACGGCAACCCGTACGGGGTGTCGCATGTCACGGGTGGTGGCAACGACGCCCCGCTGGTGGAGTCGGACTACGCGGCGCTGGATCACCTGGCCCAGCGCATCGTGACGATCGCCGGCAAGCTCAAGGACTGA
- a CDS encoding LPXTG cell wall anchor domain-containing protein, whose protein sequence is MSVTRRLAAGIPAAGVTVLAAFAFAAPATAAPDIAVRATATSASPCVDDPRTDCSYGYGASVSPSASGGGRGNGGYGTPSPTPSATPSATVASPPSGVSPTHAPSPGGGVSAGNLPVTGAPMGATAALGGLLLGAGGAALYLTRRRRSA, encoded by the coding sequence ATGAGTGTGACCCGCCGGTTGGCCGCCGGAATCCCCGCGGCCGGCGTGACCGTCCTCGCCGCCTTCGCCTTCGCGGCGCCCGCCACCGCCGCACCGGACATCGCGGTCCGGGCCACCGCCACCTCGGCCTCGCCGTGTGTCGACGACCCGCGCACCGACTGCTCGTACGGGTACGGGGCGAGCGTCAGCCCGAGCGCGAGCGGTGGCGGCCGGGGCAACGGCGGCTACGGCACCCCGAGCCCCACGCCGAGCGCGACGCCCTCGGCGACCGTCGCCAGCCCGCCCAGCGGGGTCAGCCCGACGCACGCCCCGTCGCCCGGTGGCGGCGTCAGCGCCGGCAACCTGCCAGTGACCGGTGCCCCGATGGGTGCGACCGCCGCCCTCGGCGGACTGCTCCTCGGTGCCGGTGGCGCCGCGCTGTACCTCACGCGGCGGCGTCGCAGCGCCTGA
- the ligD gene encoding non-homologous end-joining DNA ligase: MTQRAKAPAAEVEVAGRQVRLTSPDKVCFPQRGYTKRDVFEYYLAVGDGIMRALRERPTTLQRFPDGIDGEMFFQKRIPTRGVPPWVRTATISFPSGRTADELCPADLAHVAWAAQMGTIVFHPWPVRCAATEHPDELRIDLDPQPGTDFGDVVRTAEEVRGVLADLGWTGYPKTSGGRGVHVYVRIAPRWSFVEVRRAAIALAREVERRAPDRITTAWWKEERGTRVFLDFNQMARDRTIACAYSLRANARATVSTPVTWAELAEVEPDDFDLRTVPKRFAEVGDPHAGIDDVAHDITPLLEWVERDERAGQGDMPYPPDHPKMPGEPPRVQPSRKNAANWE, encoded by the coding sequence ATGACCCAGAGAGCGAAGGCGCCCGCCGCCGAGGTCGAGGTCGCCGGTCGGCAGGTGCGGCTGACCAGCCCGGACAAGGTCTGCTTCCCGCAGCGCGGATACACCAAGCGCGACGTCTTCGAGTACTACCTGGCGGTCGGCGACGGGATCATGCGCGCCCTGCGCGAGCGCCCCACCACGCTGCAGCGCTTCCCGGACGGCATCGACGGGGAGATGTTCTTCCAGAAGCGCATCCCCACCCGGGGCGTGCCGCCCTGGGTGCGCACGGCGACGATCTCCTTCCCGAGCGGCCGGACCGCCGACGAGCTCTGCCCCGCTGACCTCGCCCACGTGGCCTGGGCGGCCCAGATGGGCACGATCGTGTTCCACCCCTGGCCGGTGCGCTGCGCCGCCACGGAGCACCCCGACGAGCTGCGCATCGACCTCGACCCGCAGCCCGGCACCGACTTCGGCGACGTCGTGCGGACGGCCGAGGAGGTCCGGGGCGTGCTGGCCGACCTCGGCTGGACCGGCTACCCGAAGACCTCCGGCGGCCGCGGGGTGCACGTCTACGTACGGATCGCCCCGCGGTGGTCGTTCGTGGAGGTGCGCCGGGCGGCGATCGCGCTGGCCCGGGAGGTGGAGCGGCGCGCCCCGGACCGCATCACCACCGCCTGGTGGAAGGAGGAGCGCGGCACCCGGGTCTTCCTCGACTTCAACCAGATGGCGCGCGACCGCACCATCGCCTGCGCGTACTCGCTGCGGGCCAACGCCCGGGCGACGGTCTCCACGCCGGTCACCTGGGCGGAACTGGCCGAGGTGGAGCCCGACGACTTCGATCTGCGTACGGTGCCGAAGCGGTTCGCCGAGGTCGGGGACCCGCACGCGGGCATCGACGACGTCGCGCACGACATCACCCCGCTGCTGGAATGGGTGGAGCGCGACGAGCGGGCCGGGCAGGGCGACATGCCGTACCCGCCGGACCACCCGAAGATGCCGGGGGAGCCGCCCCGGGTCCAGCCCAGCCGCAAGAACGCCGCGAACTGGGAGTGA
- a CDS encoding potassium channel family protein yields the protein MRLLLSPFRAMYRGLVFLANSPGTLILAYVMLLAVGGLAYSLVEEGKTFGDSLWWAVVTATTVGYGDEYPKTLGGRVIAGLLISVMVLAVIPLITAHFASRLIVDTDAFRHEEQEELKSNLRRVRVLLEELAAREGVHVPETVTSPGSADPPGARSGR from the coding sequence ATGCGACTGCTGCTCTCGCCGTTCCGGGCGATGTACCGGGGGCTCGTCTTCCTGGCCAACTCGCCGGGCACCCTGATCCTGGCGTACGTGATGCTCTTGGCCGTGGGCGGTTTGGCTTACAGCCTGGTGGAGGAGGGCAAGACCTTCGGCGACTCCTTGTGGTGGGCCGTCGTCACCGCGACCACGGTCGGCTACGGCGACGAGTACCCGAAGACCTTGGGCGGCCGGGTGATCGCGGGGCTGCTCATCTCCGTGATGGTGCTGGCGGTCATCCCGCTCATCACCGCGCACTTCGCCAGCCGGCTGATCGTGGACACCGACGCGTTCCGGCACGAGGAGCAGGAGGAACTCAAGAGCAACCTGCGCCGGGTGCGGGTGCTGCTGGAGGAGCTGGCCGCCCGCGAGGGGGTGCACGTGCCGGAGACGGTCACTTCGCCGGGCAGCGCAGACCCTCCCGGGGCACGGTCAGGTCGATGA
- the msrB gene encoding peptide-methionine (R)-S-oxide reductase MsrB, which translates to MASDETTLPTTEDEWRVRLSPAEFRVLREAGTEPAFSGEYVDTKTPGMYQCRACGAELYPSDTKFESHCGWPSFDDAIPGAVTEIEDRSHGMVRTEIRCTRCGSHLGHVFRGEGFTPKNTRHCVNSLSIRLDPEQHDA; encoded by the coding sequence ATGGCATCCGACGAGACCACCCTGCCCACCACCGAGGACGAGTGGCGGGTCCGCCTGTCCCCCGCCGAGTTCCGGGTGCTGCGCGAGGCCGGCACCGAACCGGCGTTCTCCGGCGAGTACGTCGACACCAAGACGCCGGGCATGTACCAGTGCCGCGCCTGCGGCGCCGAGCTCTACCCGAGTGACACCAAGTTCGAGTCGCACTGCGGCTGGCCGTCCTTCGACGACGCGATCCCCGGCGCCGTCACGGAGATCGAGGACCGCAGCCACGGCATGGTCCGCACGGAGATCCGGTGCACCCGGTGCGGCTCACACCTGGGCCACGTCTTCCGGGGCGAGGGCTTCACGCCGAAGAACACCCGGCACTGCGTCAACAGCCTGTCGATCCGCCTGGACCCGGAACAGCACGACGCCTGA
- a CDS encoding GNAT family N-acetyltransferase encodes MRTQARLAHFRDLDVTTLYAILRLRTDVFVVEQKCAYGDLDGRDTEPATRHVWFADGDDIRAYLRILDDDGVARIGRVVVAPAARGTGVAGELMTQALTIIGDRPSVLEAQAHLVGFYAKFGYQQTGPEYLEDGIPHIPMRRAA; translated from the coding sequence ATGCGCACCCAGGCCCGCCTCGCCCACTTCCGTGACCTCGACGTCACCACGCTGTACGCGATCCTGCGGCTGCGCACGGACGTGTTCGTGGTCGAGCAGAAGTGCGCGTACGGCGACCTGGACGGCCGCGACACCGAGCCCGCGACCCGCCACGTGTGGTTCGCCGACGGCGACGACATCCGCGCCTACCTGCGGATCCTCGACGACGACGGCGTCGCGCGGATCGGCCGCGTCGTCGTCGCGCCCGCGGCGCGCGGCACCGGCGTCGCCGGTGAACTCATGACGCAGGCGCTGACGATCATCGGCGACCGGCCCAGCGTCCTGGAGGCGCAAGCGCATCTGGTCGGTTTTTACGCCAAGTTCGGCTACCAGCAGACCGGGCCGGAGTACCTGGAGGACGGCATACCGCACATTCCGATGCGGCGCGCCGCGTAG
- the hemQ gene encoding hydrogen peroxide-dependent heme synthase produces the protein MSEQTNAARVRELNDTIRYTMWSVFRAASPLPALRGDLAAEVDGLFEQLAGKDVTVRGTYDVAGLRADADILVWWHSGSSDALQEAYGLLRRTALGRHLQPVWSQMALHRPAEFNKSHLPAFLAGEEPRSYVCVYPFVRSYEWYLLPDEERRAMLAEHGRMARGYPDVRANTVASFALGDYEWMLAFEADELHRIVDLMRDLRASGARRHVREEVPFYTGRRRSVAELVAALP, from the coding sequence ATGAGCGAGCAGACCAACGCCGCGCGGGTGCGCGAGCTGAACGACACGATCCGGTACACGATGTGGTCGGTGTTCCGGGCCGCCTCCCCGCTGCCGGCCCTGCGCGGCGACCTGGCCGCCGAGGTGGACGGCCTGTTCGAGCAGCTGGCGGGCAAGGACGTCACGGTGCGCGGCACGTACGACGTGGCCGGGCTGCGCGCCGACGCCGACATTCTGGTGTGGTGGCACTCAGGCTCCTCCGACGCGCTGCAGGAGGCGTACGGGCTGCTGCGCCGTACCGCGCTGGGCCGGCACCTGCAGCCGGTGTGGTCGCAGATGGCGCTGCACCGCCCGGCCGAGTTCAACAAGAGCCACCTGCCGGCGTTCCTGGCGGGGGAGGAGCCGCGCTCCTACGTCTGCGTCTACCCGTTCGTGCGCTCGTACGAGTGGTATCTGCTGCCCGACGAGGAGCGCCGGGCGATGCTGGCCGAGCACGGCCGGATGGCGCGCGGCTACCCGGACGTGCGGGCGAACACGGTGGCCTCGTTCGCGCTGGGCGACTACGAGTGGATGCTGGCGTTCGAGGCGGACGAGCTGCACCGGATCGTGGACCTCATGCGTGATCTGCGGGCCTCCGGCGCCCGCCGGCACGTGCGCGAGGAGGTGCCGTTCTACACCGGACGGCGGCGCAGCGTGGCCGAGCTCGTCGCGGCCCTGCCGTAG
- a CDS encoding isoamylase early set domain-containing protein, which yields MIKRSKLFGNKTRVTFCLPADDPAGTVSVVGTFNDWEPGTHELKIRRDGTRTISLRLDPGHYRFRYLATDGVWLDDDHADAVGPHGSELKL from the coding sequence ATGATCAAGCGGAGCAAGTTGTTCGGCAACAAGACTCGCGTCACCTTCTGCCTGCCCGCGGACGACCCGGCGGGCACGGTCAGCGTGGTCGGCACCTTCAACGACTGGGAGCCGGGCACGCACGAGCTCAAGATCCGCCGGGACGGCACCCGCACCATCAGCCTGCGGCTCGACCCCGGCCACTACCGGTTCCGTTACCTGGCCACCGACGGTGTCTGGCTGGACGACGACCACGCGGACGCGGTCGGCCCGCACGGCAGCGAGCTCAAACTCTGA
- a CDS encoding PH domain-containing protein, with amino-acid sequence MDAAFAGVPARFRPTWQQALGHGLYVGGVMSVVGVAGGLLAAVAGLHWAAVPAPPSWVWLLLAVGPPLVAVPIGLLVGRRQAVVVDADGIRTVAPFTRVVEPWSRVVDLRAERRGGRTVVSVYLDTGASVQLCAPYSGEMFAADPQFELKVGALSHLWRSHRFGGVPC; translated from the coding sequence ATGGACGCTGCGTTCGCCGGTGTGCCGGCCCGATTCCGTCCCACCTGGCAACAGGCCCTCGGCCACGGCCTGTACGTCGGCGGGGTGATGTCCGTCGTCGGGGTGGCGGGGGGCCTGCTCGCCGCCGTCGCCGGCCTGCACTGGGCGGCCGTACCGGCGCCGCCGAGCTGGGTGTGGCTGCTGCTGGCGGTCGGCCCGCCGCTGGTCGCCGTGCCGATCGGCCTGCTGGTGGGGCGACGGCAGGCGGTTGTGGTGGACGCCGACGGCATCCGTACGGTCGCGCCGTTCACGCGGGTGGTGGAACCGTGGAGCCGCGTGGTGGACCTGCGCGCGGAGCGCCGCGGCGGCCGGACCGTGGTCTCGGTCTACCTCGACACGGGCGCGAGCGTGCAGCTGTGCGCGCCCTACAGCGGCGAGATGTTCGCCGCGGACCCCCAGTTCGAGCTGAAAGTGGGCGCACTGTCCCACCTGTGGCGTAGTCACCGGTTTGGTGGGGTCCCGTGCTGA
- a CDS encoding DUF3037 domain-containing protein, translating to MKVPYEYAIIRAVPRVERGELINVGVLLYCQRRDFLAARTHLHDERLLALDPDADAAGVRAALTGWEATCAGGGAAAAMSPGERFRWLVAPRSTILQAGPVHMGLAEDPAAELDRLVELLVR from the coding sequence GTGAAGGTCCCCTACGAGTACGCGATCATCCGCGCCGTCCCCCGGGTCGAGCGCGGTGAGCTGATCAACGTCGGGGTGCTGCTCTACTGCCAGCGGCGCGACTTCCTGGCCGCCCGTACCCATCTGCACGACGAACGGCTGCTGGCGCTCGATCCGGACGCCGACGCGGCCGGAGTGCGCGCCGCCCTGACCGGGTGGGAGGCGACCTGCGCGGGCGGCGGGGCGGCGGCGGCCATGTCGCCGGGCGAACGGTTCCGCTGGCTGGTGGCGCCGCGCAGCACGATCCTGCAGGCGGGGCCCGTACACATGGGCCTGGCCGAGGATCCGGCCGCCGAGCTGGACCGGCTGGTCGAGCTGCTCGTGCGGTAA
- a CDS encoding GNAT family N-acetyltransferase: MTQLIFRSATRADVPEILALLEDDAIHRSRQQVVAERDDAACWAAFEAIDADPRNELIVAEDAGTVVGTCQLTFIPSLSRRGAERMTIEAVRVRTDLRGHGIGKAMMRWALDRARERGCGLAQLTTDKRRTDAHRFYAGLGFTASHEGMKLAL; the protein is encoded by the coding sequence GTGACCCAATTGATCTTCCGCAGCGCGACCCGCGCCGACGTGCCCGAGATCCTGGCGCTGCTGGAGGACGACGCGATCCACCGGTCGCGGCAGCAGGTCGTGGCGGAGCGTGACGACGCTGCCTGCTGGGCCGCGTTCGAGGCGATCGACGCGGATCCGCGCAACGAGCTGATCGTCGCGGAGGACGCCGGGACCGTGGTCGGCACCTGCCAACTGACGTTCATCCCGTCGCTGAGCCGCCGGGGCGCGGAGCGGATGACCATCGAGGCGGTCCGGGTCCGCACCGACCTGCGCGGGCACGGGATCGGGAAGGCCATGATGCGCTGGGCGCTCGACCGGGCGCGCGAGCGCGGCTGCGGGCTGGCCCAGCTCACCACGGACAAGCGGCGTACGGACGCGCACCGGTTCTACGCCGGGCTGGGCTTCACGGCGTCGCACGAGGGCATGAAGCTCGCGCTGTAA